In one Drosophila pseudoobscura strain MV-25-SWS-2005 chromosome X, UCI_Dpse_MV25, whole genome shotgun sequence genomic region, the following are encoded:
- the TrpA1 gene encoding transient receptor potential cation channel subfamily A member 1 isoform X8, with amino-acid sequence MPNCEKETSNREVVISPLRYLISGFARGAELTAMAPLNLPNKWARILRMSSAPKIQIDDFLQAAESGNLDDFKRLFMADNTRISLKDGKGRTAAHQATARNRVNILRYIRDQNGDFNAKDNAGNTPLHIAVECDAYEALDYLLSIPVDTGVLNEKKQAPVHLATELNKVKSLRVMGQYRNVIDIQQGGEHGRTALHLAAIYDHEECARILITEFDACPRKPCNNGYYPIHEAAKNASSKTMEVFFQWGEQRGCTREEMISFYDSEGNVPLHSAVHGGDIKAVELCLKSGAKISTQQHDLSTPVHLACAQGAIDIVKLMFEMQPMEKRICLSCTDVQKMTPLHCASMFDHPDIVSYLVSEGADINALDKEHRSPLLLAASRSGWKTVHLLIRLGAGISVKDAAARNVLHFVIMNGGRLTDFAEQVANCQTNNQLQLLLNEKDSMGCSPLHYASRDGHIRSLENLIRLGACINLKNNNNESPLHFAARYGRYNTVRQLLDSEKGSFIINESDGAGMTPLHISSQQGHTRVVQLLLNRGALLHRDHTGRNPLQLAAMSGYTETIELLHSVHSHLLDQVDKDGNTALHLATMENKPHAISVLMSMQCKLVYNVLDMSAIDYAIYYKYPEAALAMVTHEERANEVMALRSDKHPCVTLALIASMPKVFEAVQDKCISKANCKKDSKSFYIKYSFWPYQKTPEQIEAKRKEFNDPKWRPMPLAVVNTMVTHGRVELLAHPLSQKYLQMKWNSYGKYFHLANLLIYSIFLVFVTIYSSLMMNNIELEPGVNKSMSQYCNLGWDQLTHNLSQNHFAATNFRQDSCVERINRTTAILFCAGVIVVYILLNSMREMLQIYQQRLHYILETVNLISWVLYISALVMIVPAFRADGIITSIHYSAASIAVFLSWFRLLLFLQRFDQVGIYVVMFLEILQTLIKVLMVFSILIIAFGLAFYILLSKIIDPQPNHLSFSNIPMSLLRTFSMMLGELDVVGTYVNTYYRDRLKVPMTSFLILSVFMILMPILLMNLLIGLAVGDIESVRRNAQLKRLAMQVVLHTELERKLPHVWLQRVDKMELIEYPNEAKCKVGFCDFILRKWFSNPFTEDSAMDAISFDNNDDFINAELERQRRKLRDISRMLEQQHQLMRLIVQKMEIKTEADDVDEGISPNEIRSVVGSASAGTNRWNSPRIRNKLRAALSFNKSM; translated from the exons ATGCCAAACTGCGAGAAGGAGACCTCGAATCGGGAGGTGGTCATCAGTCCGCTCCGCTACTTGATCAGCGGCTTTGCCCGCGGGGCGGAGCTCACTGCAATGGCCCCGCTCAACCTGCCCAACAAGTGGGCCCGTATACTGCGAATGTCCTCCGCACCGAAGATACAAATCGACGACTTTCTCCAG GCAGCCGAGTCCGGAAACCTGGATGATTTCAAGCGTCTGTTTATGGCCGACAACACGCGCATTTCCCTGAAGGATGGCAAGGGACGGACGGCTGCCCACCAGGCAACGGCCAGAAATCGCGTCAATATACTGCGCTACATTAGGGATCAGAACGGGG ACTTCAATGCCAAGGACAATGCCGGAAATACACCACTCCACATTGCCGTCGAGTGCGATGCTTACGAAGCCCTGGACTATCTGCTGTCCAT CCCGGTGGACACGGGAGTGCTCAACGAGAAGAAGCAGGCTCCTGTCCACCTGGCCACCGAGCTGAACAAGGTGAAATCCCTGCGGGTGATGGGACAGTACCGGAACGTCATCGACATACAGCAGGGCGGGGAGCATGGACGCACGGCCCTCCATCTGGCGGCCATCTACGATCACGAGGAATGCGCTCGCATCCTG ATAACCGAGTTCGATGCATGCCCCCGTAAGCCGTGTAACAACGGCTATTATCCCATTCACGAGGCTGCCAAGAACGCCAGCTCCAAGACAATGGAGGTCTTTTTCCAG TGGGGCGAACAACGCGGCTGTACACGCGAGGAGATGATATCCTTCTACGACTCGGAGGGCAATGTGCCACTGCACTCAGCGGTCCACGGTGGCGACATCAAGGCTGTGGAGTTGTGCCTCAAGTCCGGTGCAAAGATATCCACCCAGCAACATGATCTCTCGACACCAGTGCATCTGGCCTGCGCTCAG GGTGCCATTGATATTGTGAAGCTGATGTTCGAGATGCAGCCAATGGAGAAGAGGATCTGCCTGAGCTGCACCGATGTGCAGAAGATGACGCCGCTGCACTGCGCCTCCATGTTTGATCATCCGGATATTGTGTCCTATTTGGTGAGCGAGGGAGCCGACATTAATGCTTTGGACAAGGAGCATCGCTCccccctgctgctggctgcctctCGCAGCGGCTGGAAGACGG TCCACCTCTTGATTCGATTGGGGGCTGGGATTAGCGTCAAGGATGCGGCTGCTCGCAATGTCCTGCATTTTGTCATCATGAACGGTGGCCGGCTGACGGACTTTGCCGAGCAGGTGGCCAATTGCCAGACGAAcaaccagctccagctgctgctcaacGAGAAGGACAGCATGGGCTGCTCGCCGCTCCACTACGCCAGTCGGGACGGGCACATCCGCTCGCTGGAGAATCTCATTCGGCTGGGGGCCTGCATCAACctcaagaacaacaacaacgagagtCCGCTGCACTTTGCCGCCCGCTACGGCCGCTACAACACCGTGCGCCAGCTGCTCGACTCGGAGAAGGGCTCGTTCATCATCAACGAAAGCGACGGGGCAGGGATGACTCCGCTGCACATTTCCTCCCAGCAGGGGCACACCCGTGtggtccagctgctgctcaacCGCGGGGCTCTGCTGCACAGGGATCACACCGGACGCAATCCTCTCCAGCTGGCGGCCATGTCCGGCTATACCGAGACCATTGAGCTGCTGCACTCGGTGCACTCCCATCTGCTCGATCAAGTGGACAAGGATGGG AACACTGCTCTCCACCTGGCCACCATGGAGAACAAGCCGCATGCCATCTCGGTGCTGATGTCCATGCAATGCAAGCTGGTCTATAATGTCCTGGACATGAGTGCCATTGACTATGCCATCTACTACAAGTACCCGGAGGCGGCTCTGGCCATGGTCACCCACGAGGAGCGGGCCAATGAGGTGATGGCCCTCCGCTCCGACAAGCATCCGTGCGTCACCTTGGCCCTGATTGCCTCCATGCCGAAGGTCTTTGAGGCGGTGCAGGACAAGTGTATCAGTAAGGCCAACTGCAAGAAGGACTCGAAGAGCTTTTAC attaaatattcattttggCCCTACCAAAAGACACCCGAACAGATCGAGGCCAAGCGCAAAGAGTTCAATGATCCCAAGTGGCGTCCCATGCCCCTGGCCGTGGTGAAT ACCATGGTTACCCATGGACGCGTGGAGCTGCTGGCCCATCCACTCAGCCAGAAGTATCTGCAGATGAAGTGGAACTCGTACGGCAAGTACTTTCATCTGGCCAACCTGCTGATCTACTCGATATTCCTGGTCTTTGTCACGATCTATTCGTCCCTGATGATGAACAACATTGAGCTGGAGCCCGGTGTGAACAAGTCCATGAGCCAATATTGCAATTTGGG GTGGGACCAGCTGACCCACAACCTCTCGCAGAATCACTTTGCCGCGACAAACTTCCGCCAGGACTCGTGTGTGGAGCGCATCAATCGGACCACGGCCATTCTATTCTGTGCTGGGGTGATTGTGGTCTACATTTTGCTCAATTCGATGCGGGAAATGCTGCAGATCTACCAGCAACGCTTGCACTATATCCTGGAGACGGTCAACTTGATATCCTGGGTGCTATACATATCGGCCCTGGTCATGATAGTGCCGGCCTTCCGGGCCGATGGCATCATTACCAGCATTCACTATTCGGCGGCCTCGATTGCTGTGTTTCTGTCCTGGTTCCGGCTCTTGCTGTTCCTGCAGAGATTCGACCAGGTTGGCATCTATGTGGTTATGTTTCTGGAGATCCTGCAGACGCTCATCAAAGTGCTGATGGTCTTCTCCATACTGATCATTGCTTTTGGACTGGCCTTTTACATTTTGCTCTCGAAG ATTATCGATCCACAGCCGAACCACTTGTCCTTCTCGAACATTCCGATGTCTCTGCTGCGCACCTTCTCCATGATGTTGGGCGAACTGGATGTTGTGGGCACCTATGTGAACACCTACTATCGCGACCGACTCAAAGTGCCCATGACCTCCTTCTTGATACTGA GCGTCTTCATGATACTCATGCCCATTCTGTTGATGAATTTGCTTATCGGTTTGGCGGTTGGCGACATCGAGTCGGTGCGTCGCAATGCCCAGCTGAAACGTCTGGCCATGCAGGTGGTCCTGCACACGGAACTGGAGCGCAAGCTACCCCATGTCTGGCTGCAGCGGGTGGACAAAATGGAGCTTATCGAATACCCAAACGAGGCAAAGTGCAAGGTCGGCTTCTGTGACTTTATCCTACGCAAATGGTTCTCCAATCCCTTCACCGAGGATT CCGCCATGGACGCCATCTCCTTTGACAACAATGACGATTTTATCAACGCAGAGCTGGAGCGGCAGCGCCGCAAGCTGCGCGACATAAGCCGCATGCtggagcaacagcaccagctgATGCGCCTCATTGTCCAGAAGATGGAGATCAAAACGGAGGCAGACGATGTGGACGAGGGCATATCGCCCAACGAGATTCGCTCCGTCGTGGGCTCGGCCTCGGCTGGCACCAATCGCTGGAATTCTCCGCGCATCCGCAACAAGCTTCGAGCCGCTCTCAGCTTCAACAAGAGCATGTAG
- the TrpA1 gene encoding transient receptor potential cation channel subfamily A member 1 isoform X4, producing the protein MPKLWNGGVYNSQCPALSSPDLMEAQPTLLPKTRSNSSTSTSTKNRNSKYWIFSMIIERSSGVKRGEIDGDDADTPLEAILPAEPAAEQVCLLRDSPFRILRAAESGNLDDFKRLFMADNTRISLKDGKGRTAAHQATARNRVNILRYIRDQNGERLADFNAKDNAGNTPLHIAVECDAYEALDYLLSIPVDTGVLNEKKQAPVHLATELNKVKSLRVMGQYRNVIDIQQGGEHGRTALHLAAIYDHEECARILITEFDACPRKPCNNGYYPIHEAAKNASSKTMEVFFQWGEQRGCTREEMISFYDSEGNVPLHSAVHGGDIKAVELCLKSGAKISTQQHDLSTPVHLACAQGAIDIVKLMFEMQPMEKRICLSCTDVQKMTPLHCASMFDHPDIVSYLVSEGADINALDKEHRSPLLLAASRSGWKTVHLLIRLGAGISVKDAAARNVLHFVIMNGGRLTDFAEQVANCQTNNQLQLLLNEKDSMGCSPLHYASRDGHIRSLENLIRLGACINLKNNNNESPLHFAARYGRYNTVRQLLDSEKGSFIINESDGAGMTPLHISSQQGHTRVVQLLLNRGALLHRDHTGRNPLQLAAMSGYTETIELLHSVHSHLLDQVDKDGNTALHLATMENKPHAISVLMSMQCKLVYNVLDMSAIDYAIYYKYPEAALAMVTHEERANEVMALRSDKHPCVTLALIASMPKVFEAVQDKCISKANCKKDSKSFYIKYSFAFLQCPFMFAKIDEKTGEPIMTTNPIPLPALNTMVTHGRVELLAHPLSQKYLQMKWNSYGKYFHLANLLIYSIFLVFVTIYSSLMMNNIELEPGVNKSMSQYCNLGWDQLTHNLSQNHFAATNFRQDSCVERINRTTAILFCAGVIVVYILLNSMREMLQIYQQRLHYILETVNLISWVLYISALVMIVPAFRADGIITSIHYSAASIAVFLSWFRLLLFLQRFDQVGIYVVMFLEILQTLIKVLMVFSILIIAFGLAFYILLSKPNHLSFSNIPMSLLRTFSMMLGELDVVGTYVNTYYRDRLKVPMTSFLILSVFMILMPILLMNLLIGLAVGDIESVRRNAQLKRLAMQVVLHTELERKLPHVWLQRVDKMELIEYPNEAKCKVGFCDFILRKWFSNPFTEDSAMDAISFDNNDDFINAELERQRRKLRDISRMLEQQHQLMRLIVQKMEIKTEADDVDEGISPNEIRSVVGSASAGTNRWNSPRIRNKLRAALSFNKSM; encoded by the exons ATGCCCAAGCTCTGGAATGGTGGGGTCTACAATAGCCAGTGCCCCGCCTTGTCGTCGCCGGATCTGATGGAGGCCCAGCCCACACTTTTGCCGAAGAcgcgcagcaacagcagcactaGCACCAGCACCAAGAACCGGAACAGCAAG TATTGGATATTCTCGATGATAATCGAACGAAGTTCGGGTGTCAAGCGGGGCGAAATCGATGGCGATGATGCAGACACCCCACTGGAGGCCATCTTGCCAGCCGAACCGGCGGCGGAGCAGGTCTGCTTGTTGCGTGACAGCCCCTTCAGGATATTGCGG GCAGCCGAGTCCGGAAACCTGGATGATTTCAAGCGTCTGTTTATGGCCGACAACACGCGCATTTCCCTGAAGGATGGCAAGGGACGGACGGCTGCCCACCAGGCAACGGCCAGAAATCGCGTCAATATACTGCGCTACATTAGGGATCAGAACGGGG AGCGCCTTGCAGACTTCAATGCCAAGGACAATGCCGGAAATACACCACTCCACATTGCCGTCGAGTGCGATGCTTACGAAGCCCTGGACTATCTGCTGTCCAT CCCGGTGGACACGGGAGTGCTCAACGAGAAGAAGCAGGCTCCTGTCCACCTGGCCACCGAGCTGAACAAGGTGAAATCCCTGCGGGTGATGGGACAGTACCGGAACGTCATCGACATACAGCAGGGCGGGGAGCATGGACGCACGGCCCTCCATCTGGCGGCCATCTACGATCACGAGGAATGCGCTCGCATCCTG ATAACCGAGTTCGATGCATGCCCCCGTAAGCCGTGTAACAACGGCTATTATCCCATTCACGAGGCTGCCAAGAACGCCAGCTCCAAGACAATGGAGGTCTTTTTCCAG TGGGGCGAACAACGCGGCTGTACACGCGAGGAGATGATATCCTTCTACGACTCGGAGGGCAATGTGCCACTGCACTCAGCGGTCCACGGTGGCGACATCAAGGCTGTGGAGTTGTGCCTCAAGTCCGGTGCAAAGATATCCACCCAGCAACATGATCTCTCGACACCAGTGCATCTGGCCTGCGCTCAG GGTGCCATTGATATTGTGAAGCTGATGTTCGAGATGCAGCCAATGGAGAAGAGGATCTGCCTGAGCTGCACCGATGTGCAGAAGATGACGCCGCTGCACTGCGCCTCCATGTTTGATCATCCGGATATTGTGTCCTATTTGGTGAGCGAGGGAGCCGACATTAATGCTTTGGACAAGGAGCATCGCTCccccctgctgctggctgcctctCGCAGCGGCTGGAAGACGG TCCACCTCTTGATTCGATTGGGGGCTGGGATTAGCGTCAAGGATGCGGCTGCTCGCAATGTCCTGCATTTTGTCATCATGAACGGTGGCCGGCTGACGGACTTTGCCGAGCAGGTGGCCAATTGCCAGACGAAcaaccagctccagctgctgctcaacGAGAAGGACAGCATGGGCTGCTCGCCGCTCCACTACGCCAGTCGGGACGGGCACATCCGCTCGCTGGAGAATCTCATTCGGCTGGGGGCCTGCATCAACctcaagaacaacaacaacgagagtCCGCTGCACTTTGCCGCCCGCTACGGCCGCTACAACACCGTGCGCCAGCTGCTCGACTCGGAGAAGGGCTCGTTCATCATCAACGAAAGCGACGGGGCAGGGATGACTCCGCTGCACATTTCCTCCCAGCAGGGGCACACCCGTGtggtccagctgctgctcaacCGCGGGGCTCTGCTGCACAGGGATCACACCGGACGCAATCCTCTCCAGCTGGCGGCCATGTCCGGCTATACCGAGACCATTGAGCTGCTGCACTCGGTGCACTCCCATCTGCTCGATCAAGTGGACAAGGATGGG AACACTGCTCTCCACCTGGCCACCATGGAGAACAAGCCGCATGCCATCTCGGTGCTGATGTCCATGCAATGCAAGCTGGTCTATAATGTCCTGGACATGAGTGCCATTGACTATGCCATCTACTACAAGTACCCGGAGGCGGCTCTGGCCATGGTCACCCACGAGGAGCGGGCCAATGAGGTGATGGCCCTCCGCTCCGACAAGCATCCGTGCGTCACCTTGGCCCTGATTGCCTCCATGCCGAAGGTCTTTGAGGCGGTGCAGGACAAGTGTATCAGTAAGGCCAACTGCAAGAAGGACTCGAAGAGCTTTTAC ataaAGTACTCTTTCGCATTCTTGCAATGCCCCTTTATGTTTGCCAAGATCGATGAGAAAACCGGAGAGCCGATAATGACAACAAATCCCATTCCGTTGCCGGCATTGAAT ACCATGGTTACCCATGGACGCGTGGAGCTGCTGGCCCATCCACTCAGCCAGAAGTATCTGCAGATGAAGTGGAACTCGTACGGCAAGTACTTTCATCTGGCCAACCTGCTGATCTACTCGATATTCCTGGTCTTTGTCACGATCTATTCGTCCCTGATGATGAACAACATTGAGCTGGAGCCCGGTGTGAACAAGTCCATGAGCCAATATTGCAATTTGGG GTGGGACCAGCTGACCCACAACCTCTCGCAGAATCACTTTGCCGCGACAAACTTCCGCCAGGACTCGTGTGTGGAGCGCATCAATCGGACCACGGCCATTCTATTCTGTGCTGGGGTGATTGTGGTCTACATTTTGCTCAATTCGATGCGGGAAATGCTGCAGATCTACCAGCAACGCTTGCACTATATCCTGGAGACGGTCAACTTGATATCCTGGGTGCTATACATATCGGCCCTGGTCATGATAGTGCCGGCCTTCCGGGCCGATGGCATCATTACCAGCATTCACTATTCGGCGGCCTCGATTGCTGTGTTTCTGTCCTGGTTCCGGCTCTTGCTGTTCCTGCAGAGATTCGACCAGGTTGGCATCTATGTGGTTATGTTTCTGGAGATCCTGCAGACGCTCATCAAAGTGCTGATGGTCTTCTCCATACTGATCATTGCTTTTGGACTGGCCTTTTACATTTTGCTCTCGAAG CCGAACCACTTGTCCTTCTCGAACATTCCGATGTCTCTGCTGCGCACCTTCTCCATGATGTTGGGCGAACTGGATGTTGTGGGCACCTATGTGAACACCTACTATCGCGACCGACTCAAAGTGCCCATGACCTCCTTCTTGATACTGA GCGTCTTCATGATACTCATGCCCATTCTGTTGATGAATTTGCTTATCGGTTTGGCGGTTGGCGACATCGAGTCGGTGCGTCGCAATGCCCAGCTGAAACGTCTGGCCATGCAGGTGGTCCTGCACACGGAACTGGAGCGCAAGCTACCCCATGTCTGGCTGCAGCGGGTGGACAAAATGGAGCTTATCGAATACCCAAACGAGGCAAAGTGCAAGGTCGGCTTCTGTGACTTTATCCTACGCAAATGGTTCTCCAATCCCTTCACCGAGGATT CCGCCATGGACGCCATCTCCTTTGACAACAATGACGATTTTATCAACGCAGAGCTGGAGCGGCAGCGCCGCAAGCTGCGCGACATAAGCCGCATGCtggagcaacagcaccagctgATGCGCCTCATTGTCCAGAAGATGGAGATCAAAACGGAGGCAGACGATGTGGACGAGGGCATATCGCCCAACGAGATTCGCTCCGTCGTGGGCTCGGCCTCGGCTGGCACCAATCGCTGGAATTCTCCGCGCATCCGCAACAAGCTTCGAGCCGCTCTCAGCTTCAACAAGAGCATGTAG
- the TrpA1 gene encoding transient receptor potential cation channel subfamily A member 1 isoform X5 yields the protein MPKLWNGGVYNSQCPALSSPDLMEAQPTLLPKTRSNSSTSTSTKNRNSKYWIFSMIIERSSGVKRGEIDGDDADTPLEAILPAEPAAEQVCLLRDSPFRILRAAESGNLDDFKRLFMADNTRISLKDGKGRTAAHQATARNRVNILRYIRDQNGERLADFNAKDNAGNTPLHIAVECDAYEALDYLLSIPVDTGVLNEKKQAPVHLATELNKVKSLRVMGQYRNVIDIQQGGEHGRTALHLAAIYDHEECARILITEFDACPRKPCNNGYYPIHEAAKNASSKTMEVFFQWGEQRGCTREEMISFYDSEGNVPLHSAVHGGDIKAVELCLKSGAKISTQQHDLSTPVHLACAQGAIDIVKLMFEMQPMEKRICLSCTDVQKMTPLHCASMFDHPDIVSYLVSEGADINALDKEHRSPLLLAASRSGWKTVHLLIRLGAGISVKDAAARNVLHFVIMNGGRLTDFAEQVANCQTNNQLQLLLNEKDSMGCSPLHYASRDGHIRSLENLIRLGACINLKNNNNESPLHFAARYGRYNTVRQLLDSEKGSFIINESDGAGMTPLHISSQQGHTRVVQLLLNRGALLHRDHTGRNPLQLAAMSGYTETIELLHSVHSHLLDQVDKDGNTALHLATMENKPHAISVLMSMQCKLVYNVLDMSAIDYAIYYKYPEAALAMVTHEERANEVMALRSDKHPCVTLALIASMPKVFEAVQDKCISKANCKKDSKSFYIKYSFAFLQCPFMFAKIDEKTGEPIMTTNPIPLPALNTMVTHGRVELLAHPLSQKYLQMKWNSYGKYFHLANLLIYSIFLVFVTIYSSLMMNNIELEPGVNKSMSQYCNLGWDQLTHNLSQNHFAATNFRQDSCVERINRTTAILFCAGVIVVYILLNSMREMLQIYQQRLHYILETVNLISWVLYISALVMIVPAFRADGIITSIHYSAASIAVFLSWFRLLLFLQRFDQVGIYVVMFLEILQTLIKVLMVFSILIIAFGLAFYILLSKIIDPQPNHLSFSNIPMSLLRTFSMMLGELDVVGTYVNTYYRDRLKVPMTSFLILSVFMILMPILLMNLLIGLAVGDIESVRRNAQLKRLAMQVVLHTELERKLPHVWLQRVDKMELIEYPNEAKCKVGFCDFILRKWFSNPFTEDSAMDAISFDNNDDFINAELERQRRKLRDISRMLEQQHQLMRLIVQKMEIKTEADDVDEGISPNEIRSVVGSASAGTNRWNSPRIRNKLRAALSFNKSM from the exons ATGCCCAAGCTCTGGAATGGTGGGGTCTACAATAGCCAGTGCCCCGCCTTGTCGTCGCCGGATCTGATGGAGGCCCAGCCCACACTTTTGCCGAAGAcgcgcagcaacagcagcactaGCACCAGCACCAAGAACCGGAACAGCAAG TATTGGATATTCTCGATGATAATCGAACGAAGTTCGGGTGTCAAGCGGGGCGAAATCGATGGCGATGATGCAGACACCCCACTGGAGGCCATCTTGCCAGCCGAACCGGCGGCGGAGCAGGTCTGCTTGTTGCGTGACAGCCCCTTCAGGATATTGCGG GCAGCCGAGTCCGGAAACCTGGATGATTTCAAGCGTCTGTTTATGGCCGACAACACGCGCATTTCCCTGAAGGATGGCAAGGGACGGACGGCTGCCCACCAGGCAACGGCCAGAAATCGCGTCAATATACTGCGCTACATTAGGGATCAGAACGGGG AGCGCCTTGCAGACTTCAATGCCAAGGACAATGCCGGAAATACACCACTCCACATTGCCGTCGAGTGCGATGCTTACGAAGCCCTGGACTATCTGCTGTCCAT CCCGGTGGACACGGGAGTGCTCAACGAGAAGAAGCAGGCTCCTGTCCACCTGGCCACCGAGCTGAACAAGGTGAAATCCCTGCGGGTGATGGGACAGTACCGGAACGTCATCGACATACAGCAGGGCGGGGAGCATGGACGCACGGCCCTCCATCTGGCGGCCATCTACGATCACGAGGAATGCGCTCGCATCCTG ATAACCGAGTTCGATGCATGCCCCCGTAAGCCGTGTAACAACGGCTATTATCCCATTCACGAGGCTGCCAAGAACGCCAGCTCCAAGACAATGGAGGTCTTTTTCCAG TGGGGCGAACAACGCGGCTGTACACGCGAGGAGATGATATCCTTCTACGACTCGGAGGGCAATGTGCCACTGCACTCAGCGGTCCACGGTGGCGACATCAAGGCTGTGGAGTTGTGCCTCAAGTCCGGTGCAAAGATATCCACCCAGCAACATGATCTCTCGACACCAGTGCATCTGGCCTGCGCTCAG GGTGCCATTGATATTGTGAAGCTGATGTTCGAGATGCAGCCAATGGAGAAGAGGATCTGCCTGAGCTGCACCGATGTGCAGAAGATGACGCCGCTGCACTGCGCCTCCATGTTTGATCATCCGGATATTGTGTCCTATTTGGTGAGCGAGGGAGCCGACATTAATGCTTTGGACAAGGAGCATCGCTCccccctgctgctggctgcctctCGCAGCGGCTGGAAGACGG TCCACCTCTTGATTCGATTGGGGGCTGGGATTAGCGTCAAGGATGCGGCTGCTCGCAATGTCCTGCATTTTGTCATCATGAACGGTGGCCGGCTGACGGACTTTGCCGAGCAGGTGGCCAATTGCCAGACGAAcaaccagctccagctgctgctcaacGAGAAGGACAGCATGGGCTGCTCGCCGCTCCACTACGCCAGTCGGGACGGGCACATCCGCTCGCTGGAGAATCTCATTCGGCTGGGGGCCTGCATCAACctcaagaacaacaacaacgagagtCCGCTGCACTTTGCCGCCCGCTACGGCCGCTACAACACCGTGCGCCAGCTGCTCGACTCGGAGAAGGGCTCGTTCATCATCAACGAAAGCGACGGGGCAGGGATGACTCCGCTGCACATTTCCTCCCAGCAGGGGCACACCCGTGtggtccagctgctgctcaacCGCGGGGCTCTGCTGCACAGGGATCACACCGGACGCAATCCTCTCCAGCTGGCGGCCATGTCCGGCTATACCGAGACCATTGAGCTGCTGCACTCGGTGCACTCCCATCTGCTCGATCAAGTGGACAAGGATGGG AACACTGCTCTCCACCTGGCCACCATGGAGAACAAGCCGCATGCCATCTCGGTGCTGATGTCCATGCAATGCAAGCTGGTCTATAATGTCCTGGACATGAGTGCCATTGACTATGCCATCTACTACAAGTACCCGGAGGCGGCTCTGGCCATGGTCACCCACGAGGAGCGGGCCAATGAGGTGATGGCCCTCCGCTCCGACAAGCATCCGTGCGTCACCTTGGCCCTGATTGCCTCCATGCCGAAGGTCTTTGAGGCGGTGCAGGACAAGTGTATCAGTAAGGCCAACTGCAAGAAGGACTCGAAGAGCTTTTAC ataaAGTACTCTTTCGCATTCTTGCAATGCCCCTTTATGTTTGCCAAGATCGATGAGAAAACCGGAGAGCCGATAATGACAACAAATCCCATTCCGTTGCCGGCATTGAAT ACCATGGTTACCCATGGACGCGTGGAGCTGCTGGCCCATCCACTCAGCCAGAAGTATCTGCAGATGAAGTGGAACTCGTACGGCAAGTACTTTCATCTGGCCAACCTGCTGATCTACTCGATATTCCTGGTCTTTGTCACGATCTATTCGTCCCTGATGATGAACAACATTGAGCTGGAGCCCGGTGTGAACAAGTCCATGAGCCAATATTGCAATTTGGG GTGGGACCAGCTGACCCACAACCTCTCGCAGAATCACTTTGCCGCGACAAACTTCCGCCAGGACTCGTGTGTGGAGCGCATCAATCGGACCACGGCCATTCTATTCTGTGCTGGGGTGATTGTGGTCTACATTTTGCTCAATTCGATGCGGGAAATGCTGCAGATCTACCAGCAACGCTTGCACTATATCCTGGAGACGGTCAACTTGATATCCTGGGTGCTATACATATCGGCCCTGGTCATGATAGTGCCGGCCTTCCGGGCCGATGGCATCATTACCAGCATTCACTATTCGGCGGCCTCGATTGCTGTGTTTCTGTCCTGGTTCCGGCTCTTGCTGTTCCTGCAGAGATTCGACCAGGTTGGCATCTATGTGGTTATGTTTCTGGAGATCCTGCAGACGCTCATCAAAGTGCTGATGGTCTTCTCCATACTGATCATTGCTTTTGGACTGGCCTTTTACATTTTGCTCTCGAAG ATTATCGATCCACAGCCGAACCACTTGTCCTTCTCGAACATTCCGATGTCTCTGCTGCGCACCTTCTCCATGATGTTGGGCGAACTGGATGTTGTGGGCACCTATGTGAACACCTACTATCGCGACCGACTCAAAGTGCCCATGACCTCCTTCTTGATACTGA GCGTCTTCATGATACTCATGCCCATTCTGTTGATGAATTTGCTTATCGGTTTGGCGGTTGGCGACATCGAGTCGGTGCGTCGCAATGCCCAGCTGAAACGTCTGGCCATGCAGGTGGTCCTGCACACGGAACTGGAGCGCAAGCTACCCCATGTCTGGCTGCAGCGGGTGGACAAAATGGAGCTTATCGAATACCCAAACGAGGCAAAGTGCAAGGTCGGCTTCTGTGACTTTATCCTACGCAAATGGTTCTCCAATCCCTTCACCGAGGATT CCGCCATGGACGCCATCTCCTTTGACAACAATGACGATTTTATCAACGCAGAGCTGGAGCGGCAGCGCCGCAAGCTGCGCGACATAAGCCGCATGCtggagcaacagcaccagctgATGCGCCTCATTGTCCAGAAGATGGAGATCAAAACGGAGGCAGACGATGTGGACGAGGGCATATCGCCCAACGAGATTCGCTCCGTCGTGGGCTCGGCCTCGGCTGGCACCAATCGCTGGAATTCTCCGCGCATCCGCAACAAGCTTCGAGCCGCTCTCAGCTTCAACAAGAGCATGTAG